A single Deinococcota bacterium DNA region contains:
- a CDS encoding coproporphyrinogen III oxidase family protein: MPRSLYLHVPFCPIICPYCDFHKMKRGGGLVEAYLGRLEEEARALHAEFPTTLDTIYLGGGTPSVLSDEELARVVGLFEKTWGWPAREETTLEADPLTFDGARLETFRALGVSRLSIGLQSTQDGVLGFLGRRHNGEEGLAAVEMALAAGFEVSADLITAVPSGGDANPGQDAAKDLHALAATGVPHVSVYTLTIEENTPFHRRGVAVDPDREAADYALAGEVLAGYGLRRYEVSSHARPGHESRHNQAYWRMDHYLALGPSASAFVPGAPPERRVNRGIKGWLAGEAAERIPVSPQAFAEDALMAGLRTRRGVDLGELARRSSFPVLGHYRPLIARLVGEGLLELEGVQLRATETGLWQLDGIVRAFFDHPNPRQPA; this comes from the coding sequence GTGCCCCGCTCGCTCTACCTCCACGTGCCCTTCTGCCCAATCATCTGCCCCTACTGCGACTTTCACAAGATGAAGCGTGGAGGCGGCCTGGTCGAGGCCTATCTGGGGCGCCTCGAGGAGGAGGCTCGAGCCCTCCACGCGGAGTTCCCCACAACGCTCGACACCATCTACCTGGGCGGCGGCACCCCCTCCGTGCTCAGCGACGAGGAGCTGGCGCGCGTGGTCGGTCTTTTTGAAAAGACCTGGGGCTGGCCGGCCCGTGAGGAGACGACGCTCGAGGCCGACCCGCTGACCTTCGACGGGGCGCGGCTCGAGACCTTCAGGGCGCTCGGCGTGAGCCGCCTGTCGATCGGCCTGCAATCGACGCAGGACGGCGTGCTAGGGTTCCTGGGCCGGCGCCATAACGGCGAAGAAGGGCTCGCGGCCGTCGAGATGGCCCTGGCGGCGGGCTTCGAGGTCTCCGCCGACCTCATCACCGCCGTCCCTTCGGGGGGCGACGCGAACCCTGGGCAAGACGCGGCAAAGGACCTGCACGCGCTCGCCGCCACCGGCGTGCCTCACGTCAGCGTCTACACGCTGACCATCGAGGAGAACACCCCCTTCCACCGGCGAGGCGTCGCCGTGGATCCGGACAGGGAGGCCGCCGACTACGCGCTGGCGGGCGAGGTTCTGGCAGGCTACGGCCTCAGGCGCTACGAGGTCTCGAGCCACGCTCGCCCCGGCCACGAGTCGCGGCACAACCAGGCCTACTGGCGCATGGACCACTACCTGGCGCTGGGCCCCTCGGCCTCGGCCTTTGTGCCCGGCGCGCCGCCCGAGCGGCGGGTGAACCGCGGCATCAAGGGCTGGCTGGCGGGCGAAGCAGCCGAGCGCATCCCGGTGAGCCCCCAGGCCTTTGCCGAGGACGCGCTCATGGCCGGGCTGCGCACCCGCCGGGGCGTGGACTTAGGCGAGCTGGCAAGGCGCTCGAGCTTTCCCGTCCTGGGGCACTACCGCCCGCTCATCGCGCGCCTGGTAGGGGAGGGGCTGCTCGAGCTCGAGGGCGTCCAGTTGAGGGCGACGGAGACAGGCCTGTGGCAGCTCGACGGTATCGTTCGGGCCTTCTTCGACCATCCCAACCCGCGCCAGCCCGCCTGA
- a CDS encoding Uma2 family endonuclease has translation MTLLTPQRLLTPQQYLAFEDQASERHEYVDGVVYALPGESLEHNEVAGALYTLLRAQARGRGCRVAFEGVKLWIASSNRYYYPDVMVLCDPRDTDPKIFQYPCFIAEVLSPSTEATDRREKLQAYRTIETLQGYLMIDPR, from the coding sequence GTGACTCTTTTGACGCCGCAGAGGCTCCTTACACCCCAGCAGTACTTGGCCTTCGAGGATCAGGCGAGCGAACGTCATGAGTACGTCGATGGCGTGGTATACGCCCTCCCCGGTGAATCGCTCGAGCACAACGAGGTGGCCGGCGCCCTCTACACGCTGCTGCGAGCGCAGGCGCGGGGCAGGGGTTGCCGGGTGGCGTTTGAAGGCGTCAAGCTCTGGATTGCAAGCTCAAACCGCTACTACTACCCGGACGTGATGGTGCTCTGCGATCCGCGCGACACCGACCCCAAAATCTTCCAGTACCCGTGCTTTATCGCCGAGGTCCTTTCGCCCAGCACCGAGGCCACCGACCGGCGCGAGAAGTTGCAGGCCTACAGGACCATCGAGACGTTGCAAGGCTACCTGATGATCGACCCGCGC